A stretch of Paenibacillus sp. URB8-2 DNA encodes these proteins:
- the qoxD gene encoding cytochrome aa3 quinol oxidase subunit IV, producing MMKQLFPIRHVIGYIASLVLSAAALLVIYGDFSHTANIVILAVTALIQASLQLFLFMHIGESADTKKELYINIAYALFVGLVTIFGTLYIFVWGWYS from the coding sequence ATGATGAAGCAGCTGTTTCCCATTCGCCATGTAATCGGCTATATTGCCTCTCTGGTCCTTTCCGCCGCGGCGCTGTTGGTTATTTACGGAGATTTCTCCCATACCGCGAACATCGTTATACTGGCCGTTACCGCTCTGATTCAGGCTTCCCTGCAGTTGTTCCTGTTCATGCACATCGGGGAATCGGCCGACACGAAAAAAGAGCTGTACATCAACATCGCCTACGCGCTGTTCGTTGGTCTTGTCACCATCTTCGGCACGCTCTACATCTTCGTCTGGGGCTGGTACAGTTAA
- a CDS encoding methyl-accepting chemotaxis protein, protein MKNLKLKYKMGLIMLIVLFALISVGVVGIVTGQQLADRSKAMYKENLLPVLWSAQIRINNGLIESDLLELMMTNNVASNAKLAEDVESKKASNDALSKKLLQVSFGTAEALNKLKEYESLLPEYRSQRERIITLAKANRKAEAYALFSGDFSTLRSKMVNLLGNAGSLLQQDAEKQYADAMAKAQSTRNLNIVLIIVFTLLTQLGAFFIVRMITKPLAILRESMGRAEQGDLTAAAAYSSKDEIGQITGSFNGMLASLRRMMQSVSESAETLSASSEEMSASADQTSLASNLIASTASELAAGFETQIYSLAETNASIQAMAEDISSVESGSGQMSALMAKAADSADHGADKVTQIAEQMTQINANMTETQKIIASLAELSGEISDIITTINGIAGQTNLLSLNASIEAARAGEVGRGFAVVAGEIRKLSEETAKSSLHITGIITQIQQQTGEAVESMSHGAKLATEGVAGSGEISEAFSDIVASIQDAIRQTETISKSVKHVSEESGDLVAVMEMVNDISQKGGAGVEDVSASSQEQMSAMEEMSSSARYLASLAEELQKNLAGFKL, encoded by the coding sequence ATGAAAAATTTGAAATTGAAGTACAAAATGGGACTTATTATGCTTATCGTCCTGTTTGCACTGATCAGTGTGGGAGTTGTGGGGATAGTTACCGGGCAGCAACTGGCGGATCGTTCCAAAGCAATGTATAAGGAGAACCTCCTGCCTGTTCTATGGTCCGCCCAAATCCGAATCAACAACGGTTTGATCGAATCCGATTTATTGGAGCTTATGATGACCAACAACGTGGCAAGCAATGCGAAGCTCGCCGAGGATGTTGAATCGAAGAAGGCGAGTAACGATGCCCTATCTAAGAAACTGCTTCAAGTTTCTTTTGGTACGGCCGAAGCCTTGAATAAGCTGAAAGAATACGAATCGCTGCTTCCGGAATACCGGAGCCAAAGAGAGCGGATTATTACGCTGGCTAAGGCTAACCGCAAAGCTGAGGCGTATGCCCTTTTTTCCGGAGATTTCAGCACTCTGCGCAGCAAGATGGTAAATCTGCTCGGCAATGCCGGAAGTCTTCTTCAACAGGATGCGGAGAAGCAGTACGCTGACGCAATGGCAAAAGCCCAGAGCACACGGAACCTGAATATTGTCCTGATTATTGTCTTTACTCTTCTCACCCAACTGGGCGCCTTCTTTATCGTCCGCATGATTACCAAGCCTTTGGCCATACTGCGCGAGAGCATGGGAAGAGCGGAGCAGGGAGACCTGACGGCGGCTGCGGCGTACAGCTCCAAGGACGAAATCGGTCAAATCACCGGCTCGTTTAACGGCATGCTGGCGAGCCTGCGCCGTATGATGCAGAGCGTGTCGGAGAGTGCGGAGACCTTGTCCGCTTCTTCCGAGGAAATGAGCGCCAGCGCCGATCAGACCTCGCTGGCTTCCAATTTGATTGCTTCCACCGCTTCAGAATTGGCCGCAGGGTTCGAAACGCAGATATACAGTTTGGCCGAGACGAACGCTTCCATTCAGGCGATGGCGGAGGATATCTCATCGGTGGAGAGCGGCAGCGGGCAGATGTCGGCCCTGATGGCGAAGGCGGCGGATTCTGCCGACCACGGGGCGGACAAGGTCACCCAAATTGCGGAGCAAATGACGCAGATCAACGCCAACATGACTGAAACGCAGAAAATTATCGCTTCATTGGCCGAATTGTCAGGAGAAATCAGCGACATTATTACGACGATTAACGGAATTGCGGGGCAGACGAATCTGCTGTCGCTCAATGCTTCCATTGAAGCCGCCAGAGCCGGGGAGGTTGGACGAGGCTTTGCCGTCGTGGCGGGAGAGATCAGGAAGCTGTCCGAAGAGACGGCCAAGAGCTCGCTTCACATTACCGGCATTATTACGCAAATTCAGCAGCAGACCGGAGAAGCCGTGGAATCCATGTCCCACGGGGCCAAGCTTGCGACAGAGGGCGTGGCCGGAAGCGGCGAAATTTCCGAGGCATTCTCTGATATCGTAGCTTCCATCCAGGATGCCATCCGGCAGACCGAAACGATCAGTAAATCTGTAAAGCATGTTTCCGAAGAATCCGGAGATTTGGTCGCCGTTATGGAAATGGTGAACGACATTTCGCAAAAAGGCGGAGCGGGCGTCGAGGATGTCAGCGCGTCAAGCCAGGAGCAGATGTCGGCGATGGAAGAGATGTCGAGTTCAGCCCGTTATCTGGCTTCGCTTGCGGAGGAACTGCAGAAGAATCTTGCCGGGTTCAAGCTGTAA
- a CDS encoding DUF4430 domain-containing protein: MSIRKAGAGSLAPLLLAAALLLSGCAPDRDEAAVTSPPPSAAGTGTGGGAAPASAPPEAAKGTPGASPAPGTAAAADASAAAPNTAGPAADAARPTSPGASQPPGDRAAAAPEAAGKTAGAASPAPASTGAQPPAKAAAPPASAAPPAAVKPAAPAQPKPTATAASPSPSSGGDRPAAEQAAVTMSIVGDNELGTVLPPTPVEVEEGDSALDVLKRVTRQHKIQMEYRGAKAVGYVEGIANLYEMDRGAESGWMYRVNGKFPSESAGAYGLKPGDTVEWLYTLDMGKDLGASR; the protein is encoded by the coding sequence ATGTCAATCCGAAAAGCGGGCGCCGGTTCCCTAGCGCCCCTTCTGCTTGCAGCCGCGCTGCTGCTGTCCGGCTGCGCGCCGGACCGTGACGAGGCGGCGGTAACGAGCCCGCCGCCAAGCGCCGCCGGCACGGGCACCGGCGGCGGCGCAGCCCCGGCTTCGGCGCCGCCCGAAGCCGCCAAGGGCACGCCCGGCGCGAGCCCGGCGCCGGGGACTGCGGCAGCGGCTGATGCGTCCGCCGCTGCGCCCAACACGGCCGGGCCTGCCGCCGACGCGGCCCGGCCAACATCTCCCGGCGCTTCGCAGCCGCCGGGAGACCGCGCCGCCGCCGCGCCGGAGGCGGCGGGCAAGACAGCCGGGGCCGCTTCGCCCGCCCCGGCGTCCACAGGCGCGCAGCCGCCCGCCAAGGCGGCTGCTCCGCCAGCTTCGGCTGCGCCGCCTGCGGCCGTGAAACCGGCCGCCCCGGCGCAGCCGAAGCCTACGGCGACGGCGGCCAGCCCGTCGCCTTCATCCGGCGGCGACCGGCCCGCCGCCGAGCAAGCCGCCGTCACAATGTCCATTGTCGGCGACAACGAGCTTGGAACCGTTCTGCCGCCGACCCCGGTAGAGGTGGAGGAGGGCGACAGCGCGCTGGATGTGCTGAAGCGGGTCACCCGCCAGCACAAAATCCAGATGGAGTACCGAGGAGCGAAAGCCGTCGGTTACGTGGAAGGCATCGCCAACCTGTACGAGATGGACCGGGGCGCCGAGAGCGGCTGGATGTACCGGGTGAACGGCAAGTTCCCGAGCGAAAGCGCCGGAGCTTACGGGCTGAAGCCGGGAGATACGGTTGAATGGCTGTATACGCTTGATATGGGCAAGGATCTGGGAGCCTCAAGGTGA
- a CDS encoding energy-coupling factor transporter transmembrane component T, with amino-acid sequence MNGFRSMHPSVAVVYYAGLLLFTLLLFHPVFLLTEIGALLGLMLLQGQGRRIAGSLAFCLIVAIPAALLNPLFSHRGAVILFYFMDQPITLEAVLYGLMMMVVLISVFVIFLSYNYTVTPDKFMYLFASAAPKSALITLMTLRFVPLFQRRLRRIALIQGARGVSVREGSLRSRMSDGMTLLKTLLTWSLEEALQTADSMKARGYGISRRTSYAVYRLDRRDIRVLAGLGAGGLGTLWGWFQGYGMLMLYPRMKPPVFTWQEAAMYAAFCLFAALPLWVEGKEKWLWRYSAHRSCPSAIQGKKGLHWTGYRSQ; translated from the coding sequence GTGAACGGCTTCCGGTCCATGCATCCGTCGGTGGCCGTAGTCTATTACGCCGGGCTGCTGCTGTTCACGCTGCTGCTGTTCCATCCGGTGTTCCTGCTGACCGAAATCGGGGCCCTTCTCGGCCTGATGCTGCTCCAGGGACAGGGACGGCGGATAGCGGGGAGCCTGGCTTTTTGCCTGATCGTCGCCATTCCCGCAGCATTGCTGAACCCGCTTTTTTCGCATAGGGGAGCCGTTATCCTGTTTTATTTCATGGATCAGCCGATTACGCTGGAAGCCGTGCTGTACGGGCTGATGATGATGGTTGTGCTGATTTCGGTTTTTGTTATCTTTCTTTCGTACAACTATACAGTAACGCCGGATAAATTCATGTACCTGTTCGCGTCCGCGGCTCCCAAAAGCGCCCTGATAACGCTCATGACGCTCCGCTTCGTTCCGCTGTTTCAGCGACGGCTTCGCCGGATTGCACTGATTCAGGGCGCGCGCGGAGTGTCGGTCCGCGAAGGCAGCCTGCGCTCTCGTATGTCGGACGGCATGACGCTGCTAAAGACACTGCTGACCTGGTCGCTGGAGGAAGCGCTGCAGACCGCCGACTCCATGAAAGCGCGCGGGTACGGCATAAGCCGCCGAACCTCTTATGCGGTGTACAGGCTGGATCGGCGCGATATTCGCGTCCTGGCCGGGCTTGGAGCGGGCGGGCTGGGTACCCTGTGGGGCTGGTTTCAGGGATACGGCATGCTGATGCTGTATCCCCGGATGAAGCCGCCGGTATTTACCTGGCAGGAAGCGGCGATGTACGCCGCCTTTTGTCTGTTCGCAGCGCTTCCCCTCTGGGTGGAAGGAAAGGAGAAATGGTTATGGAGATACTCCGCGCACAGGAGCTGTCCTTCCGCTATCCAGGGGAAGAAAGGCCTTCACTGGACGGGATATCGTTCACAATAA
- a CDS encoding ECF transporter S component, whose translation MVRFRFPVLIAFGLFIGALALSSALKDRHYLLLSLVLLCAALLPLFLRLERRKLEPRELVLLAVLAALAAVSRIPFAALPSVKPVSAIVILSAYVFGAEAGFLIGAVAALVSNLYFGQGPWTPWQMFAWGMVGLTAGWLRNTRWMRTRPGLLLFGFIWGFLFGWIMNIWHLIGLPDAFSWGLIATVYAASFYFDLAHALSNVVFLSILAGGWIKVLERFRKKYGLLR comes from the coding sequence ATGGTACGATTTCGTTTCCCGGTCCTGATTGCGTTTGGCCTGTTTATAGGCGCGCTTGCGCTGTCCTCCGCGCTCAAGGACCGCCACTATCTGCTGCTGAGTCTGGTGCTGCTCTGCGCCGCGCTGCTTCCGCTGTTTCTAAGGCTGGAACGCCGGAAGCTTGAGCCAAGAGAGCTGGTCTTGCTAGCCGTTCTTGCCGCGCTTGCCGCCGTCAGCCGGATTCCGTTCGCCGCGCTGCCGAGCGTCAAGCCGGTGTCGGCCATTGTTATTTTGTCGGCGTATGTATTTGGAGCGGAAGCGGGCTTTCTGATCGGGGCGGTTGCGGCTCTCGTCTCCAATCTGTATTTCGGACAGGGGCCGTGGACGCCGTGGCAGATGTTTGCCTGGGGGATGGTCGGGCTTACCGCCGGCTGGCTGCGCAACACGCGCTGGATGAGGACAAGACCCGGGCTGCTGCTGTTTGGCTTTATATGGGGCTTTTTATTCGGATGGATCATGAATATTTGGCACCTGATTGGCCTGCCCGACGCTTTCAGCTGGGGACTTATTGCGACTGTATATGCCGCCAGTTTTTATTTCGATCTGGCGCATGCGCTGTCCAATGTCGTCTTTCTGTCCATTTTGGCGGGAGGCTGGATTAAGGTGCTTGAGCGTTTTCGCAAAAAATACGGGCTGCTGCGTTAA
- a CDS encoding ABC transporter ATP-binding protein — protein sequence MEILRAQELSFRYPGEERPSLDGISFTIKEGEFVVLCGPSGSGKTTLLRHLKRELTPVGGGSGTIYYRGSELPLLPPETAAGEIGMVFQNPEAQIVMETVWQELAFSMENLGLSPSVMRGRLAEMAGLFGLEPLLYKPVHELSGGQKQLVNLASVLLLHPRLLLLDEPTSQLDPIAAREFIYLLRRLNEELSMTVIISEHRLEEALPLADRVLVMENGRIAADGSPREIVRAAGSGLGEGHYAYLPAASRLFLALSASPAAALTDIIPLTVREGKRWLESAVEEAQSASPVSAEGAIPSAGPREKNAAGPARIDLTRLGGSGKGNTIEGARLWENGGVGSSFSRSGSGAFAREPQPSRAQETLLECREVTFRYEKDGPEILKKLDFSLYRGELTAILGGNGAGKSTLLQLMAGLLKPQRGRMALTKGVTAGYLAQNPLLYFSHDTVSEELRHMAKYAGLPASEGEREIASLADAFGLEGVLASHPHDISGGEQQKTALAMVLLLRPDILLLDEPTKGLDPGTKEHLAELLRALAEAGKSVTFVTHDVEFAARYASRCAMLFDGSMAAEGQPEAFFGANYFYTTAVNRMVRDRLPQALTVEDVMSQWYDFVSRS from the coding sequence ATGGAGATACTCCGCGCACAGGAGCTGTCCTTCCGCTATCCAGGGGAAGAAAGGCCTTCACTGGACGGGATATCGTTCACAATAAAAGAGGGCGAATTCGTTGTCCTCTGCGGTCCCTCGGGAAGCGGCAAAACGACGCTTCTGCGGCATTTGAAGCGGGAGCTGACCCCGGTGGGGGGCGGCAGCGGTACGATTTATTACAGAGGCTCAGAGCTGCCGCTGCTGCCGCCGGAGACCGCGGCCGGGGAAATCGGCATGGTCTTCCAGAATCCGGAGGCGCAGATCGTGATGGAGACGGTATGGCAGGAGCTTGCTTTTTCCATGGAAAATCTGGGTCTTTCCCCGTCCGTCATGCGTGGCAGGCTTGCGGAGATGGCCGGGCTGTTCGGGCTGGAGCCGCTGTTGTACAAGCCGGTGCATGAGCTGTCCGGCGGACAGAAGCAGCTCGTCAATCTGGCTTCCGTCCTGCTGCTGCATCCCCGGCTGCTGCTGTTGGACGAGCCGACCTCGCAGCTTGACCCGATAGCGGCCCGCGAGTTCATTTATCTGCTCCGCCGTCTGAATGAGGAGCTGTCGATGACGGTCATTATAAGCGAGCACCGGCTGGAAGAAGCGCTGCCGCTGGCGGACCGCGTGCTGGTGATGGAGAACGGCAGAATTGCGGCGGACGGAAGCCCCCGCGAAATCGTGCGCGCCGCGGGGAGCGGGCTTGGAGAAGGGCATTATGCCTATTTGCCTGCAGCTTCGCGTTTGTTTCTGGCCCTGTCAGCCTCCCCGGCCGCCGCGCTGACGGATATAATTCCCCTGACCGTGCGGGAAGGCAAACGCTGGCTGGAGTCGGCTGTCGAAGAAGCGCAATCGGCGTCCCCGGTCTCTGCGGAGGGGGCCATTCCGAGCGCTGGCCCCCGGGAGAAGAATGCGGCCGGTCCAGCTCGGATAGACCTGACCCGACTGGGCGGGAGCGGTAAAGGCAACACGATTGAGGGAGCGCGGCTCTGGGAGAACGGGGGCGTCGGATCTTCATTTTCACGATCCGGCTCCGGAGCATTCGCGCGGGAGCCGCAGCCGTCACGCGCCCAGGAGACGCTGCTCGAATGCAGGGAGGTAACATTCCGTTACGAGAAAGACGGGCCCGAGATATTGAAGAAACTCGATTTCTCGCTGTACCGGGGGGAGCTTACCGCTATCCTTGGCGGAAACGGTGCGGGCAAGTCCACGCTGCTGCAGCTGATGGCCGGTCTGCTGAAGCCGCAGCGGGGCCGGATGGCGCTCACGAAAGGCGTCACCGCCGGCTATCTGGCGCAAAATCCGCTGCTGTATTTCAGCCATGACACAGTGTCGGAAGAACTGCGGCATATGGCGAAGTACGCGGGCCTGCCCGCCTCGGAGGGCGAGCGGGAGATTGCCTCGCTGGCGGACGCTTTCGGCCTCGAAGGCGTGCTCGCCAGCCATCCGCATGACATCAGCGGCGGCGAGCAGCAGAAAACGGCGCTGGCGATGGTGCTGCTGCTGCGGCCGGATATTCTGCTGCTGGATGAGCCGACCAAAGGGCTGGACCCTGGCACCAAGGAGCATTTGGCAGAACTGCTGAGAGCGCTGGCGGAGGCTGGGAAAAGCGTAACGTTCGTTACGCATGACGTCGAGTTTGCAGCGCGCTACGCTTCCCGCTGCGCTATGTTATTTGACGGAAGCATGGCGGCGGAAGGGCAGCCGGAGGCTTTTTTCGGCGCGAATTATTTCTATACGACAGCCGTTAACCGGATGGTCCGCGATCGGCTGCCGCAAGCATTGACCGTAGAGGATGTGATGTCACAATGGTACGATTTCGTTTCCCGGTCCTGA
- a CDS encoding S-layer homology domain-containing protein, with the protein MKNRISSRMFALGMALLMIFSLLGAPFAPAGQALAEAADSQTTGAADAGYAADAAAATPSSQSIGVTDAVYSAAEYIIKQGVASEWQAIGLAQAGYKVPNSYSAALNQTVEKAKGIFSAVTEYARYALAAKAIGEDPTNIKGYNLIESIYNSGGITGQSLNNAVYGLIALDSGSYTVPSDAKWTRDKLVQHILSRQNGDGGFALNSGGSSEPDLTAMALAALSPYKGDPAVATAGQKAVLWLSAQQNTTHGGYGESSESVSQAIIGLTAYGVDPAGSDFTKSGSNLISRLMSFRTADGGFAHLLSGGNDAFATEQALQALAAYSLFTGGGDSNLYDFIANPPAVHPLVQVSVAIEGPTASLGEGNVYGSSALDALNKLAETKGISVVNPSGSYVTDIGGIPAGLFGSLSGWSYAVKRDGEWVAIDVGMKDFVLKDGDKLDIYYGNYGVTQLIDSVSFSPQQPKQGKAFEVSVIQKTWVWDNETFASHPVTSPAAGVSVSIGGKTAATNDQGVASFGTDLTPGTQALQITGYQDDAAPTVVRYTGSVTVLPKEVPVSLSVEGPQGTIMEGSISGSVALEALQRLADAGHTALDITQSSYGSFISGIGGISGDMNNWWSFVVQRGGKWIYPSVGIGDFELQASDKVLVYYGSYSTQVVHSLELSPSQPQPGQAFTIKVTQVQWVWNNETYSSDPVTSPASGVKVSIGGQTEATNDQGIASFSGLSAGSYAIEVTGYQAGGAPSVVRYMQQTAVSAPPAVSTATLSVVGDSVKGTILPSTSVALSAGDSPYSLLLRKLGGKVESRTTSGGVYVYSIDGLAEFDRGAESGWKYFVNGSEPSVSADKYVLKDGDEVLWKYVSSSSETSTGAASGTENPAASGVSITPANTLPLNQVGATTAVSGTPMTAEKSAELAKTLAANSVSFAQLATSAGTALKDAAGEVQLQIPAGAVEGIAFTIGVQEQPSSRPELVSGLYEFTPNGTKFAKPTDLSIQIPVGARNPQNLALAWLDEKTDQWIPVPAVLDLSTGTITGKVSHFTKYAVVDRSKWEAAGSGVKADISAAAKWILSAGELSDWQAFGLVRSGNALPAGYLESVLKQISESKGEFRKVTDYERLALSVAAAGGNPRNAAGYDLIAKIYNNEGLTKQGSNGPIFALLTLDSGNYSVPVNAPWTQAKLVKWILDIQNTDGGFPLADGGESNVDLTAMAVAALSAHKEETGVQTALDKAVAWLSAQQLEDGGYKLSGEENSESVSQVIIALSSAGIGPADARFVKAKGSLLGNLATFKRSDGGYAHTLNGESSGLATEQALLALTAYDLYMNGKGKLYSLAAAPATAAAIFADEKQISAWALSSVHEAYDQKLMEGVGGAVPSFAPKSAITRAQFAALLVRLTGNTPADASAVSGFDDVKSDSWYYGYVLKAKELGVIGGVTATTFKPNQPVSRQDMAVMIARAYKLSPSSKTSFKDGAAIGSYAIDAVNAVTEKGYMTGFGGSFDPAAAVTREMAAVVAVRLP; encoded by the coding sequence ATGAAGAACAGGATTTCTTCCAGAATGTTTGCGCTGGGAATGGCATTATTGATGATTTTTTCATTATTGGGCGCGCCGTTTGCTCCGGCGGGGCAAGCGCTTGCCGAGGCTGCGGATTCGCAGACAACGGGTGCTGCCGATGCCGGGTACGCTGCGGATGCAGCTGCGGCTACCCCGTCTTCCCAGTCGATCGGTGTAACCGATGCCGTTTATTCCGCGGCCGAGTATATTATAAAGCAAGGCGTAGCCTCGGAATGGCAGGCAATCGGCTTGGCCCAAGCCGGGTACAAAGTGCCGAATTCCTACTCTGCCGCGCTTAACCAAACGGTAGAGAAGGCGAAAGGGATCTTTTCGGCCGTTACGGAATATGCAAGGTACGCTTTAGCGGCTAAAGCGATCGGAGAAGACCCGACCAATATTAAAGGATATAATCTGATTGAATCTATCTACAACAGCGGCGGAATTACCGGGCAAAGCCTGAACAACGCCGTCTACGGATTGATCGCGCTGGATTCCGGCAGCTATACGGTGCCGTCCGATGCGAAATGGACCCGTGACAAGCTGGTTCAGCACATTCTTTCCAGACAAAATGGCGACGGGGGATTTGCCCTCAATAGCGGAGGCTCCAGTGAGCCCGACCTTACGGCAATGGCTTTGGCCGCTCTGTCTCCTTACAAGGGCGATCCGGCTGTCGCCACCGCCGGGCAAAAAGCGGTACTATGGCTGTCCGCTCAGCAGAATACGACCCACGGAGGCTATGGAGAGAGCAGCGAAAGCGTCTCGCAGGCCATTATCGGCCTGACCGCATACGGCGTCGATCCGGCCGGTTCCGATTTCACCAAGAGCGGCAGCAATCTGATCAGCCGTCTGATGAGCTTCCGTACGGCAGACGGAGGCTTTGCCCACCTGCTGTCCGGCGGCAACGACGCTTTTGCCACGGAACAGGCGCTGCAGGCGCTTGCCGCATACAGCCTGTTCACGGGCGGCGGCGACAGTAATCTGTATGATTTTATTGCGAATCCGCCGGCCGTGCACCCGCTTGTCCAAGTGTCCGTAGCCATCGAAGGACCGACGGCTTCTTTGGGCGAGGGCAATGTGTACGGCAGCAGCGCTTTGGACGCGTTGAACAAGCTGGCGGAGACCAAGGGAATCTCGGTTGTCAATCCGAGCGGCAGTTACGTAACGGATATTGGCGGCATTCCGGCGGGGCTTTTTGGCAGCTTGTCCGGGTGGTCGTATGCGGTCAAGAGAGACGGCGAATGGGTTGCCATCGATGTCGGCATGAAAGATTTCGTCCTTAAGGATGGCGACAAGCTCGACATTTATTATGGGAACTATGGCGTCACTCAACTGATTGATTCCGTATCCTTCTCACCGCAGCAACCGAAGCAAGGAAAGGCGTTTGAGGTCAGCGTTATTCAAAAAACGTGGGTGTGGGACAACGAGACTTTCGCCTCGCATCCTGTAACCTCTCCGGCGGCAGGCGTCTCCGTCTCCATCGGCGGCAAAACGGCTGCTACGAACGACCAGGGTGTCGCGTCCTTTGGAACCGATCTGACGCCGGGAACACAGGCGCTTCAAATTACCGGCTACCAGGACGATGCCGCGCCGACTGTCGTGCGTTATACCGGGTCTGTTACGGTTCTGCCGAAGGAAGTGCCGGTGTCGTTGTCGGTAGAAGGGCCGCAGGGAACCATTATGGAAGGCTCCATAAGCGGGTCCGTTGCGCTTGAGGCTCTTCAAAGACTGGCCGATGCCGGTCATACGGCGCTGGATATTACACAATCCTCATACGGAAGCTTTATCAGCGGGATTGGCGGAATCAGCGGCGACATGAACAACTGGTGGTCGTTTGTCGTTCAGCGCGGGGGCAAGTGGATTTATCCAAGCGTCGGAATAGGCGACTTCGAACTTCAGGCTTCGGACAAGGTGCTTGTCTATTACGGCAGCTACTCGACCCAGGTTGTCCATTCTTTGGAGCTTTCGCCTTCACAGCCTCAGCCGGGGCAGGCTTTTACGATTAAAGTCACTCAAGTTCAATGGGTGTGGAATAACGAAACTTACAGCTCCGACCCTGTCACTTCACCCGCTTCCGGCGTGAAGGTAAGTATCGGAGGTCAGACGGAGGCAACGAATGACCAGGGCATCGCTTCGTTCAGCGGCCTATCGGCGGGCAGCTATGCAATCGAAGTGACCGGTTATCAGGCGGGTGGTGCGCCAAGCGTGGTGCGATATATGCAGCAGACAGCCGTTTCCGCACCGCCGGCGGTTTCCACGGCAACCCTTTCCGTTGTCGGCGACAGCGTGAAAGGAACGATTCTTCCAAGCACCTCCGTCGCTCTCAGCGCGGGGGACAGTCCGTACAGTCTTCTTCTCCGCAAGTTGGGCGGCAAAGTAGAATCGCGGACAACTTCGGGAGGCGTGTACGTCTACTCGATCGACGGTCTGGCCGAATTTGACCGGGGCGCCGAGAGCGGCTGGAAATATTTTGTCAATGGAAGCGAACCGTCTGTCAGTGCCGATAAGTATGTGCTTAAAGACGGGGACGAGGTGCTGTGGAAGTATGTGTCCTCTTCGTCGGAAACATCGACCGGCGCGGCTTCTGGCACAGAAAATCCGGCAGCTTCCGGCGTGTCGATTACTCCCGCAAATACGCTGCCGCTGAATCAGGTTGGTGCGACAACAGCGGTCAGCGGCACTCCGATGACGGCGGAGAAATCCGCCGAACTGGCCAAGACTCTGGCAGCGAACAGCGTATCCTTTGCCCAGCTCGCTACATCGGCGGGAACCGCCTTGAAGGATGCGGCCGGCGAGGTGCAGCTGCAAATTCCAGCGGGCGCGGTAGAAGGTATCGCCTTTACCATCGGTGTGCAGGAGCAGCCTTCATCCCGGCCTGAGCTGGTATCCGGCTTGTACGAGTTCACGCCAAACGGAACGAAATTTGCCAAACCTACGGATCTCTCCATCCAAATTCCAGTAGGGGCGCGCAATCCGCAAAATCTGGCGCTGGCCTGGCTGGATGAAAAGACCGATCAATGGATTCCGGTTCCGGCCGTGCTGGATCTGTCGACGGGAACCATTACCGGCAAGGTGAGCCATTTTACCAAATACGCTGTAGTTGACCGAAGTAAATGGGAGGCTGCAGGAAGTGGAGTGAAAGCAGATATTTCTGCAGCGGCAAAATGGATCCTGTCAGCGGGCGAGCTTAGCGATTGGCAGGCCTTCGGCTTGGTCCGTTCCGGCAATGCATTGCCGGCAGGCTATCTGGAAAGCGTGCTGAAGCAAATTTCGGAGAGCAAGGGCGAATTCCGCAAGGTGACCGATTACGAGCGGCTGGCGCTGTCAGTGGCCGCAGCCGGTGGGAATCCGAGAAATGCGGCGGGATATGACCTGATCGCCAAGATCTATAATAACGAGGGCCTGACGAAGCAGGGCAGCAATGGACCGATCTTTGCGCTCCTGACGCTGGACAGCGGGAACTATTCCGTACCGGTAAATGCGCCATGGACCCAAGCCAAGCTGGTGAAGTGGATATTGGATATCCAGAACACGGACGGAGGCTTCCCGCTGGCAGATGGCGGAGAGAGCAATGTAGATCTTACCGCAATGGCTGTCGCCGCGCTGTCCGCGCACAAGGAGGAAACCGGTGTACAGACAGCCCTCGATAAAGCGGTGGCCTGGCTGTCGGCGCAGCAGCTTGAAGACGGCGGCTATAAGCTGTCCGGTGAAGAGAACAGCGAAAGCGTGTCGCAGGTTATCATCGCCCTTTCCTCCGCAGGTATTGGACCGGCTGATGCCCGGTTTGTCAAAGCGAAGGGAAGCCTGCTGGGCAATCTGGCAACGTTCAAGCGCAGCGACGGCGGCTATGCGCATACCCTGAATGGCGAGAGCAGCGGGCTGGCGACCGAGCAGGCACTGCTTGCCCTGACGGCATACGATCTTTATATGAACGGAAAAGGCAAGCTGTATAGCTTAGCCGCGGCCCCGGCGACAGCCGCCGCCATATTCGCCGACGAGAAACAAATCTCGGCATGGGCGCTGTCTTCGGTGCATGAAGCCTATGACCAGAAGCTTATGGAAGGCGTAGGGGGAGCGGTTCCGTCGTTCGCGCCGAAATCGGCGATCACCCGGGCGCAGTTCGCGGCTCTGCTTGTAAGGCTAACCGGCAATACGCCTGCCGATGCTTCGGCCGTTTCCGGATTTGACGACGTCAAGTCCGATTCATGGTATTATGGATATGTTCTGAAAGCGAAAGAGCTTGGCGTAATCGGCGGGGTAACGGCAACCACGTTCAAGCCGAACCAACCTGTCAGCCGTCAGGATATGGCGGTAATGATCGCTAGAGCTTACAAACTGTCGCCTTCGTCCAAAACATCCTTCAAGGATGGAGCCGCAATCGGCAGCTACGCGATTGACGCCGTAAACGCGGTAACGGAGAAGGGGTATATGACCGGCTTTGGCGGGTCGTTTGATCCGGCTGCCGCCGTAACGCGGGAGATGGCGGCCGTTGTGGCAGTCAGACTGCCTTAG